One segment of Salvelinus fontinalis isolate EN_2023a chromosome 12, ASM2944872v1, whole genome shotgun sequence DNA contains the following:
- the LOC129866992 gene encoding proline-rich transmembrane protein 4-like, whose translation MAAVMWTSLLLSLAPLLHLQAFTLAPEGATKAPPHPHTDTQIDVPVLASHSTVWPSWAPVVPTAGARRADSLDWFPGLKDSTLAPEETEKKDHKDEFRGTISDYTETQGFNPLTRPTSPAPVNAQLGSTTDADQHQPRAQATNRELLALDFSATQQRDILEGDIVVEEIGDELQDFTEETGTDTSVFPEEGWPKSPTNESALVDCSLDTRATPCNTTDQSWSPFYPDDIISNQSQRPFLSLTPPLFVPLYSDWNSALATWGFAWEAHIYGLGSVFTALGLISVLCLLGLPLRCPPGSPYFTLLHLFLLATGGTRAFFLLYDAYSHQDHLPALGSLLLSELPFPCLTSAFSVCFLLLSLRSRMYLSLHFSLSLSLLPRPCLLFFLSLMHFGAFMGSIALFHVFPSLPVLLLLPQGVFILLCLLLPCSFLLFYCHVRQDAKHIQRLSDGEGEVTGSPVLVGRLSRCPFAEAEEWRRAARAGVGGALCLLGCGGLQLYGMLHALGLGGVNAGAGFQPWPWWAYHLGCRLCEVGVCLSLSIIGTQPLLFCCSNSNSSSRTKLNTNTCQGSWARLPCASPAGGPSHPLPLSPILPPHYPWSLGQKEKQVVCDVIRKHQSEDLPLYTLMEPSSNGLNLHPHLNPHPGQTKTSRHPNLPDPPSPPGRLQAGVESQGSSQGSICLETDSTVDLRPPSPIDLSRSIDQALYSETLFPHSLFSPSRLLHASSSLSLNSPGSHHSQSASWPGNSSADSPLYRTSSCGDVDMSPTRPPQPGGILPGHSDPCCLPECWWRGSNSSYLCQESLSGSSQGLFSSSGTGGAWSHPHTTRGQPSQSSLPRTLPHLTYHRRYRTLSSASQDSRGEGRLDGREDLSESRLLERDTAVQAEFVNVCRQIDALSVCSDTIDL comes from the exons ATGGCTGCTGTGATGTggacctctctcctcctctcccttgctcctctcctccatcttcaaGCCTTTACCTTGGCCCCAGAGGGCGCCACAAAGGCACCACCACacccacatacagacacacagattgACGTCCCAGTACTGGCCTCACACAGCACTGTATGGCCCTCCTGGGCTCCTGTAGTCCCCACCGCTGGAGCCAGAAGGGCCGACTCTCTGGACTGGTTTCCAGGGCTGAAAGACTCCACACTGGCACCTGAGGAAACTGAGAAAAAGGACCACAAAGATGAGTTTCGGGGAACTATCAGTGACTATACAGAGACCCAAGGCTTTAATCCACTCACTAGACCTACATCACCAGCCCCAGTGAATGCACAGCTAGGGTCTACTACTGACGCGGACCAACACCAACCCAGAGCCCAGGCCACAAACAGAGAGTTGTTAGCTCTGGACTTCTCAGCCACTCAACAGAGAGACATACTGGAGGGAGATATCGTGGTGGAAGAGATTGGAGACGAGTTACAGGACTTCACAGAGGAAACAGGAACAGACACAA GTGTGTTTCCAGAGGAGGGGTGGCCAAAGTCGCCCACCAATGAGTCGGCTCTCGTCGACTGCAGCCTTGACACCAGAGCCACACCCTGCAACACAACTGATCAATCCTGGAGCCCCTTTTACCCCGATGACATCATCTCCAATCAATCCCAGCGCCCCTTTCTgtctctaacccctcctctcttTGTGCCTCTGTATTCTGATTGGAACTCAGCTCTAGCCACCTGGGGCTTTGCCTGGGAGGCCCACATCTACGGTCTGGGATCTGTGTTCACTGCATTAGGTCTGATATCTGTACTCTGCCTGTTAGGTCTGCCCCTGCGCTGCCCCCCAGGAAGCCCCTACTTCACCCTGCTGCACCTGTTCCTCCTGGCCACCGGAGGCACTAGAGCATTCTTTCTGCTGTATGATGCTTATAGTCACCAGGACCACCTGCCTGCTCtgggctctctcctcctctctgaacTTCCCTTCCCCTGCCTCACCTCTGCCTTCTCCGTCTGcttccttcttctctccctccgcTCTCGCATGTACCTCTCCCTtcatttttccctctctctctccctcctgcccaGGCCTTGTCTCTTGTTCTTCCTCTCCCTGATGCACTTCGGGGCCTTCATGGGCTCCATAGCTCTATTCCATGTCTTCCCCAGCCTCcctgttcttctcctgctcccCCAGGGAGTGTTcatcctcctctgcctcctcctcccctgctccTTCCTCCTCTTCTACTGCCATGTACGACAAGACGCCAAACACATCCAACGGCTGAGTGACGGTGAGGGAGAGGTAACAGGTTCCCCAGTTCTGGTGGGGCGGCTGTCCCGGTGCCCATTCGCTGAGGCTGaggagtggagaagggcagcaAGGGCTGGGGTGGGAGGGGCTCTGTGCCTGTTAGGGTGTGGGGGGCTTCAGCTGTATGGGATGTTACATGCATTAGGGCTCGGAGGGGTGAATGCTGGGGCAGGGTTCCAGCCCTGGCCTTGGTGGGCATACCACCTGGGCTGCAGGCTCTGTGAGGTGGGGGTATGTCTGTCCCTGTCAATCATCGGCACTCAGCCCCTCCTCTTCTGttgctccaactctaactcctcCTCCCGGACTAAACTCAACACCAACACCTGTCAGGGGTCGTGGGCGCGGCTGCCCTGTGCCTCACCGGCAGGAGGGCCTAGCCACccacttcccctctctcccatcctccccccTCACTACCCCTGGTCCCTTGGGCAGAAAGAGAAGCAGGTGGTGTGTGATGTCATCAGGAAGCACCAGTCCGAAGACCTCCCCCTCTACACACTAATGGAACCCTCTTCAAATGGACTGAACCTGCATCCTCACCTTAACCCCCACCCTGGCCAGACCAAAACCTCCAGACACCCCAACCTCCCTGATCCTCCAAGCCCACCAGGGAGACTTCAAGCTGGGGTTGAGTCCCAGGGATCCTCCCAGGGTAGTATATGTCTGGAAACTGACTCCACAGTGGACCTGCGTCCCCCCTCTCCCATTGACCTGTCCCGCAGCATAGACCAGGCCCTGTACAGCGAGACCCTGTTTCCCCACAGCCTTTTCAGCCCCTCCAGGCTGCTCCACGCCTCTTCCAGCCTCTCCTTGAACTCCCCTGGCTCCCACCACAGCCAGAGTGCCTCATGGCCTGGAAACAGCTCAGCTGACAGTCCCCTCTACCGGACCTCTTCCTGTGGAGATGTGGATATGTCTCCTACACGGCCTCCCCAGCCGGGAGGCATTCTCCCAGGCCACAGCGATCCCTGCTGTCTGCCTGAATGCTGGTGGAGAGGTAGTAACTCCAGCTATCTGTGCCAGGAGTCCCTGAGTGGGTCTTCCCAGGGTCTGTTCTCCAGCTCAGGGACAGGAGGGGCATGGTcacacccccacaccaccagagGGCAGCCCTCCCAGAGCAGCCTGCCCAGGACACTCCCCCACCTTACCTATCACAGACGTTACCGCACCCTCAGCTCGGCCTCACAGGACAGTCGGGGGGAGGGGCGACTGGACGGCAGAGAGGACCTGAGTGAAAGCAGGTTGCTGGAACGGGATACGGCCGTACAAGCGGAATTCGTCAACGTGTGCCGACAGATCGATGCTCTTAGCGTGTGCAGTGACACTATTGACCTGTAG